The genomic stretch TTGTTCCAAGACCTGCAGTGGTCCTGTAAAAGGGGACAATGCGGCTTGTGTGAATCTTGTTCTTGTCGATGCCCTTGCCAAGGACCTCAAAATCCGGGTTGTGCATCTCGTACCCCCCTCCCCGGTAATTGTCCATCCTTACAATACCGGAAAGCAGAACCCTGTCACCCTTTCTGAACAGCTTCTCCATGTAGGGCTGGTTGAACCATTTCCCGGTCAGCAGACCCGAACCATCGTTAATCAACAACTCAAAGATCTTGAACCTGCTCGTACTACGAATCCCGCTGGATAGAATCTCTCCTTCAACCGTCTGGATTCCTTCGTGAGCGACTTCGGCGATCTTTCTGATAACACAACGGTCTTCATATCTGAATGGGAGATAATAGAGTGCGTCAAGGAGGGTTTTGATGCCTAAACGTTGAAGAAGCTTTGCCCTTCTCGGGCCTATCCCTTTAATATACTGAACGGGGGTTTCATAGATGTCTCTTGTCATTCCTCATTTGGCTCTATTTTTCCTTCAAACGCAGCTTCCGCCTCATCCTGCTTTATCTTGGAGTACTCGCTTTCACTGATTATATCTATATCCCATCCCGTGAGCTTCTTTGCAAGCTTTACGTTCTGCCCCTTTTTCCCGATAGCAATAGAGAGCTGCTGGTCGTTAACGACTACCATAGCCGTGCGGTCATCCTCGTTAATACCGATTTTATCAACCGTAGCCGGCGTCAAAGAACGGGCTATAAGCATCCTCGGATCATCATTCCAGGGAATGATATCGATTCTTTCACCATGCAGTTCCCTGACAATCGACTGCACCCTGGTTCCCTTCATCCCTACGCATGCACCTACAGGGTCGATACTCTGTTCCTTTGAAATTACCGCAATCTTGGTCCGCTCCCCGGGTTCCCTGACGATATTCCTGACCTCCACGATACCGTCCTCAATCTCCGGGACCTCCATCCTGAAAAGCTCAGCAACAAATTCCGGGGCCCTTCTCGTCAAGATTATCTCAGGCCCCCTCGAGGACGCCCTGACCTCTGATACATATCCCTTGACCGAATCACCGCGTTTGAGGTGTTCACCGGGCAATGTCTCTTTTACAGGAAGAATCGCTTCGGTCCTTCCAAGATTCACATAATAAACACCCCTGTCCTTTCGTTGAACAACACCGCTTGCAATCCTGCCCACTTTATCCTTGAATTCGTCGAAGATAACCTTCCTCTCCGCCTCACGGACCTTCTGAAAGATTACCTGTTTTGCCGTCTGTGCCGCGATCCGCCCGAAGTCATGGAGTTCAAGGGAAATGGATAACGAATCACCGGGTTGCTTGTCAGGATCAATAAGCCTTGCTTCCTCAACGGAAATCTGAAGGTCTGGATCTTCAACCTTTTCAACTACTTCCTTAATCTCACTTAAAGTAATAGTGCAGGTTACAGGATCTATTTCAAGATTTATCTGCTTACTGCCGCCGAACTTCTTCTTCACTGCACTAAGCAAAGCGGATTCAAGCGCACTGATTACGCTCTCCTTAGGGACACCTTTTTCCCTGCAGATCTGATCGATTATATAACGGAATTCCTTGTTCATTATATCTCTATCTCCAGTCTGGCCTTCCTGATAATGCTTAAAGGTATCTCTACCTCTTCGTCGGGTAGCGCAACAGTTATTGTACTGTCCCCGACAGACTTTATCCTCCCGACAAGCACCGTATCTTTATTAATTTTTTCACTGGTTACAATCCTGACCATCCTGCCGGTAAACCTCTTGAAATCAGCAATGGTCTTCAGTGTGCGGTCAAGTCCGGGCGATGTAATCTCAAGCGTATAAGACCCCTGGATCGGGTCCTCTATATCAAACAAGGCCTCCAACTGCCTGCTCACCGTTTCACAGTCTTTAATACCTATCCCGTCTTCACGGTCTATAGTCACCCTCACGATCATCTTTCCCACCTGGCCGAGAAGCTCGATATCAAACAACTTGACGCCGGCAACCTCAGCGGCCTCCTCCGCAAGTTTCTTCACTTTTCTCCTTATCACATTCTTTGCCGGCATCACAGCGTCCCATCAAATCATATAAAAACCGGAATAAAAACAAAAGAGTGGTAACACCACTCTTTCATTGACCAAACCGCTCGGTAACTTAATCTGCTGTTTCTATAGAAAACACTCGTGTAACAGCAGA from bacterium BMS3Abin08 encodes the following:
- a CDS encoding hypothetical protein (transcription termination/antitermination protein NusA), producing the protein MNKEFRYIIDQICREKGVPKESVISALESALLSAVKKKFGGSKQINLEIDPVTCTITLSEIKEVVEKVEDPDLQISVEEARLIDPDKQPGDSLSISLELHDFGRIAAQTAKQVIFQKVREAERKVIFDEFKDKVGRIASGVVQRKDRGVYYVNLGRTEAILPVKETLPGEHLKRGDSVKGYVSEVRASSRGPEIILTRRAPEFVAELFRMEVPEIEDGIVEVRNIVREPGERTKIAVISKEQSIDPVGACVGMKGTRVQSIVRELHGERIDIIPWNDDPRMLIARSLTPATVDKIGINEDDRTAMVVVNDQQLSIAIGKKGQNVKLAKKLTGWDIDIISESEYSKIKQDEAEAAFEGKIEPNEE
- the rimP gene encoding ribosome maturation factor RimP; its protein translation is MPAKNVIRRKVKKLAEEAAEVAGVKLFDIELLGQVGKMIVRVTIDREDGIGIKDCETVSRQLEALFDIEDPIQGSYTLEITSPGLDRTLKTIADFKRFTGRMVRIVTSEKINKDTVLVGRIKSVGDSTITVALPDEEVEIPLSIIRKARLEIEI